The Desulfobaccales bacterium genome has a segment encoding these proteins:
- the galT gene encoding galactose-1-phosphate uridylyltransferase codes for MPELRKDPIIGRWVIIATERGKRPHDFVVEEEVVKGGFCPFCPGNEHTTPPEIFAFRDPNTQPNTPGWQLRVVNNKFPALILQGEPDRQGEGMFDKMNGIGTHEVIIESPDHRLNLATLPVEHFILVLKAYRERIRSLGEDPRMRYVLVFKNQGRAAGASLEHSHSQLISLPIVPELVMEELNGSKFYYNWKERCVFCDMIRQELQQGIRVVEENEEFVALCPFAPRSPFEVWILPKTHHSSYVELQEGSLAQLAAIFSTTLKRLHTALRGAPYNFILHTAPVREPAIPHYHWHFEIMPKLTLMAGFEWGSGFFINPTPPEDAATYLREVHW; via the coding sequence ATGCCGGAGTTGCGCAAAGATCCCATCATCGGCCGCTGGGTGATCATCGCCACCGAGCGAGGCAAACGGCCCCATGATTTCGTGGTGGAGGAGGAGGTGGTGAAGGGGGGCTTCTGCCCTTTTTGCCCCGGCAACGAACACACCACGCCGCCCGAGATCTTCGCCTTCCGGGACCCCAACACCCAGCCCAATACCCCGGGCTGGCAGCTGCGGGTGGTGAACAACAAGTTTCCCGCCCTCATCCTGCAAGGGGAGCCCGACCGTCAAGGCGAGGGCATGTTCGACAAGATGAACGGCATCGGCACCCACGAGGTCATCATCGAGAGCCCGGATCATCGCCTCAATCTGGCCACCCTGCCGGTGGAGCACTTCATCCTGGTCCTGAAGGCCTACCGGGAGCGCATCCGCAGCCTGGGGGAGGACCCCCGCATGCGCTATGTGCTGGTCTTCAAAAATCAGGGCCGGGCCGCCGGCGCCTCCCTGGAGCACAGCCACAGCCAGCTCATCAGCCTCCCCATCGTCCCGGAGCTGGTCATGGAGGAGCTCAACGGCAGCAAGTTTTACTATAACTGGAAGGAGCGCTGCGTTTTTTGCGACATGATCCGCCAGGAGCTGCAGCAGGGCATCCGGGTGGTGGAGGAGAACGAGGAGTTTGTGGCCCTCTGCCCCTTTGCCCCCCGCTCCCCCTTTGAGGTCTGGATCCTCCCCAAGACCCATCATTCATCCTATGTGGAGCTGCAGGAGGGCTCGCTGGCACAACTGGCGGCCATTTTCTCCACGACCCTCAAAAGATTGCACACCGCGCTGCGCGGCGCCCCTTATAACTTCATCCTGCACACCGCCCCGGTGCGGGAGCCCGCCATTCCCCATTATCACTGGCATTTTGAGATCATGCCCAAGCTGACGTTGATGGCCGGCTTTGAGTGGGGCTCCGGGTTCTTCATCAACCCTACCCCGCCGGAGGATGCCGCCACCTATCTGAGGGAAGTGCACTGGTAA
- a CDS encoding DUF2905 domain-containing protein: protein MTELGRFLILTGVILALVGVVLLAAPKIPWLGKLPGDIVWRRGNFTFYFPLGTSILLSVILTLLLYLLRR, encoded by the coding sequence ATGACGGAGCTGGGACGCTTTCTCATCCTCACCGGCGTCATCCTGGCGCTGGTGGGCGTAGTGCTCCTGGCGGCCCCCAAAATCCCCTGGCTGGGGAAGCTGCCCGGCGACATCGTCTGGCGCCGGGGCAACTTCACCTTTTATTTTCCTTTGGGCACCAGCATCCTGCTGAGTGTAATTTTGACCCTGCTGCTGTATCTGCTCAGGCGCTAG
- a CDS encoding HIT family protein produces the protein MPDCIFCRIAAGREPCVRVWETDRVLAFLDIAPVHYGHTLVIPKAHYETLLDLPDDLWLEMGRVCRRVAEGLRQALFARGFNIGMNNFEAAGQVVFHAHLHVIPRFLSDGLHFFPQGRYLPGDMEKVGQRLREALASSPQ, from the coding sequence ATGCCGGACTGCATCTTCTGCCGCATCGCCGCCGGCCGCGAGCCCTGCGTCCGGGTCTGGGAGACCGACCGGGTGCTGGCCTTCCTGGACATTGCCCCGGTGCACTACGGCCATACCCTGGTGATTCCCAAGGCGCATTACGAGACCTTGCTGGACCTCCCGGACGACCTGTGGCTGGAAATGGGCCGGGTCTGCCGCCGGGTGGCGGAGGGCTTAAGGCAGGCCCTCTTTGCCCGGGGTTTCAATATCGGCATGAACAACTTCGAGGCCGCCGGCCAGGTGGTGTTTCATGCCCATCTGCATGTCATCCCCCGCTTTTTGAGCGACGGCCTGCACTTCTTCCCCCAGGGGCGCTATCTCCCCGGGGACATGGAGAAGGTGGGCCAAAGACTGCGGGAGGCCCTGGCCTCATCCCCCCAGTAA
- the queD gene encoding 6-carboxytetrahydropterin synthase QueD, with translation MYELKIITHFSAAHRLENFYGKCEALHGHNWKVEVQVSGSRLDEAGLVLDFGVLKAMTKEVLEELDHTYLNEHPAFRTQNPSSENIARYLAEQLQGRLNGKDVRVSRVSVWESETACATYLPE, from the coding sequence ATGTACGAACTGAAAATCATCACCCACTTCTCTGCCGCCCACCGGCTGGAGAATTTTTACGGCAAATGCGAGGCCCTCCACGGCCACAACTGGAAGGTGGAGGTGCAGGTCAGCGGCAGCCGACTGGACGAGGCGGGCCTGGTCCTGGATTTCGGGGTGCTCAAGGCCATGACCAAGGAGGTGCTGGAGGAGCTGGACCACACCTACCTGAATGAGCACCCGGCCTTCCGGACCCAGAACCCCTCCTCGGAGAACATCGCCCGCTATCTGGCCGAACAACTGCAGGGCCGCCTCAACGGTAAGGACGTGCGGGTGAGCCGGGTGAGCGTCTGGGAGTCGGAGACCGCCTGCGCCACCTACCTGCCGGAGTGA
- a CDS encoding HAD-IB family hydrolase has translation MARVAAIFDVDRTLVKGHTERLFFRHLLSCGLLSPGTALAYLARLALSPAERHRNKSYLAGQRVEGVLPRAEECFREQILPRLSPVGLACLREHQAAGHVVILLTGSLIFLLRPLKELAGAEWLIATELVENGGRFTGEIRGLHPRGRNKAILVQELARRHGLDLARSYAYGDHLSDLPLLELVGHPVAVNPRRRLRRLAQKRHWPIRQF, from the coding sequence ATGGCCCGAGTGGCAGCCATCTTCGACGTGGACCGCACGCTGGTCAAGGGGCACACCGAGCGCCTCTTCTTCCGGCATCTGCTGAGCTGCGGTCTGCTCTCCCCCGGAACCGCCCTGGCCTATCTGGCCCGCCTGGCCCTGTCGCCGGCGGAGCGGCATCGCAACAAATCCTACCTGGCGGGGCAAAGGGTGGAAGGGGTGCTCCCCCGGGCGGAGGAATGTTTCCGGGAGCAGATCCTGCCCCGGCTCAGTCCCGTGGGTTTGGCCTGCCTGCGGGAGCATCAGGCCGCGGGCCACGTGGTGATCCTCCTCACCGGCTCCCTGATTTTCCTCCTGAGGCCACTGAAGGAGCTGGCCGGGGCCGAGTGGCTCATCGCCACCGAGCTGGTGGAAAACGGCGGCCGCTTCACCGGAGAGATCCGGGGACTGCACCCTCGGGGCCGGAACAAAGCCATCCTGGTGCAGGAGCTGGCCCGCCGCCACGGTCTGGACCTGGCCCGCTCCTATGCCTACGGCGATCACCTGAGCGACCTGCCGCTCCTGGAGCTGGTGGGCCATCCGGTGGCCGTCAACCCCCGCCGGCGCCTGCGCCGGTTGGCCCAAAAGCGGCACTGGCCCATCCGGCAGTTCTGA
- a CDS encoding CDP-alcohol phosphatidyltransferase family protein — protein sequence MSLANLITLARLPLLLLLLALLFGVPSFGWQLAGLALLILLFLLDWVDGYVARRRREVTELGAVLDVALDRAVENILWVAFLTLGMVPLAVPVIFLIRSFVVDGIRGVALARGKPGFAMMHSALGRFLVASRFMRAFYGLAKGVTFSFLWLTHALSFHDPAAVSALQPVNFGLILISTGLCILRGVPVLLDGRIFFHQETT from the coding sequence ATGTCTCTGGCGAATCTCATTACTCTGGCCCGACTGCCGCTGTTGCTCCTGCTTTTGGCCCTGCTGTTCGGGGTGCCCTCCTTCGGCTGGCAACTGGCGGGACTGGCCCTCCTGATCCTGCTCTTTCTCCTGGACTGGGTGGACGGCTATGTGGCCCGCCGGCGCCGGGAAGTGACGGAATTGGGGGCGGTCCTGGATGTGGCCCTGGACCGGGCGGTGGAAAACATCCTCTGGGTGGCCTTCCTCACCTTGGGGATGGTGCCTTTGGCGGTGCCGGTGATCTTTCTCATCCGCTCCTTTGTGGTGGACGGCATCCGGGGCGTGGCCCTGGCCCGGGGCAAGCCCGGCTTTGCCATGATGCACTCCGCCCTGGGGCGCTTTCTGGTGGCCTCCCGCTTCATGCGGGCCTTTTACGGCCTGGCCAAAGGGGTGACCTTCAGCTTTCTGTGGCTGACGCATGCCCTGAGTTTCCATGATCCCGCCGCCGTGTCAGCCTTGCAGCCGGTCAATTTTGGACTTATTCTCATAAGCACGGGGTTGTGTATCCTCCGGGGGGTGCCGGTGCTCCTGGACGGCCGCATCTTTTTCCACCAAGAGACCACCTGA
- a CDS encoding SPOR domain-containing protein yields the protein MHTPTGNRPAPASLGPRYALLRLLREEPWGDVWLAQDRFLHVEVAVKFMPREAPEFELARDFLMEEGRLAFRLRHPRILAGFYAGEIEEGVFLILEPFAGESLLARLTRLPRVGLSQALHLLEQAGQALAAAHAQGIVHQGLTPVSVLVEGERLKVANFAFPPRQEDDLSHLELKAYVAPEVLRGEEVTPAANIFSLGVLGFRLTVGSLPYPLTFDEPFPYRLEMPPADLGELPVALQNLFLRCLAPAPEDRLADGEAFLNALAQARELWRAAPREERHAWETAEDRATAVTGARKLWEEGAAWGRRLREGLTPLADRARQAPRRLWYGAGLALLVFLLLWGGSRLLWTSRPAAPPPPEAPAVPVRPPEVAGPPRGASPAGRPPETSPAPAPAPPATTQAPAGAAREEKFILLVASYTKYEQARALADKLKARQLPAKVMRTTPGGKPMFQVRLGPYAQRTQAEEAARKLKAEGFTPKLARLKPEAAGNPPAGRSRR from the coding sequence ATGCACACCCCGACGGGAAACCGCCCGGCACCTGCCAGTCTCGGGCCCCGCTACGCCCTGCTCAGGCTCCTGCGGGAGGAGCCCTGGGGGGACGTCTGGCTGGCCCAGGACCGTTTTCTCCATGTGGAGGTGGCGGTGAAGTTCATGCCCCGAGAGGCCCCGGAATTCGAGCTGGCCCGGGACTTCCTCATGGAGGAGGGCCGCCTGGCCTTCCGCCTGCGCCATCCCCGGATCCTGGCAGGGTTTTACGCCGGCGAAATCGAGGAGGGGGTCTTTCTCATCCTGGAGCCCTTCGCCGGGGAGAGCCTGCTTGCCCGGCTCACCCGCCTGCCCCGGGTCGGCCTCAGCCAGGCGCTGCACCTCCTGGAGCAGGCCGGCCAGGCCCTGGCCGCGGCCCACGCCCAGGGAATCGTGCATCAGGGGCTCACCCCGGTGAGCGTGCTGGTGGAGGGCGAGCGCCTCAAGGTGGCCAATTTCGCCTTTCCGCCCCGCCAGGAGGATGATCTCAGCCATCTGGAGCTCAAGGCCTACGTGGCGCCGGAGGTGCTCCGGGGCGAGGAGGTGACCCCGGCGGCCAATATCTTCTCTTTGGGGGTGCTGGGCTTCCGCCTCACTGTGGGCAGTCTCCCGTATCCCCTGACCTTCGATGAGCCCTTCCCCTACCGCCTGGAGATGCCGCCCGCGGATCTGGGGGAGTTGCCGGTGGCCTTGCAGAACCTGTTCCTGCGCTGCCTGGCGCCGGCCCCGGAGGACCGCCTGGCCGACGGGGAGGCCTTTCTGAACGCCCTGGCCCAGGCCCGGGAGCTGTGGCGGGCTGCCCCCCGGGAGGAACGCCACGCCTGGGAGACCGCCGAGGACCGGGCCACGGCGGTTACCGGGGCCCGCAAACTCTGGGAGGAGGGGGCGGCCTGGGGCCGGCGGTTGCGCGAGGGTCTGACGCCTCTGGCTGACCGGGCCCGCCAGGCTCCCCGGCGGCTGTGGTATGGCGCCGGACTGGCTCTCCTGGTATTCCTGCTCTTGTGGGGGGGCTCCCGCCTGCTGTGGACCAGCCGCCCGGCAGCCCCGCCGCCGCCGGAGGCGCCCGCAGTGCCCGTGAGGCCGCCGGAGGTGGCGGGGCCGCCCCGGGGTGCGTCCCCGGCAGGGCGCCCCCCGGAGACGTCGCCTGCCCCGGCGCCGGCGCCGCCCGCCACGACGCAGGCTCCGGCCGGGGCCGCCCGGGAGGAAAAGTTTATCCTTCTCGTGGCCAGCTACACTAAGTACGAGCAGGCCCGGGCCCTGGCGGACAAGCTCAAGGCCCGTCAGCTGCCGGCCAAGGTGATGCGCACCACCCCGGGAGGCAAGCCCATGTTCCAGGTGCGGCTGGGGCCGTATGCCCAGCGGACCCAGGCGGAGGAGGCCGCCCGGAAACTCAAGGCCGAGGGCTTCACCCCCAAGCTGGCCCGACTCAAACCCGAGGCGGCAGGGAATCCCCCTGCCGGGAGAAGCAGACGATGA
- a CDS encoding phosphoribosylaminoimidazolesuccinocarboxamide synthase yields MSVVFQTDFPDIGPRHQGKVRDIYDLGDTLLLVATDRISAFDVVMADPIPDKGRILTRLSAFWFRHLADVVENHLLSLAVEEFPPACRPYREILAGRSMLVKKCRPLPIECIVRGYLAGSGWAEYKKQGTVCGLALPPGLRESERLPEPIFTPSTKATTGHDENIPFEEAARLVGRELAEEVRRLSLELYRRASAWAEPRGIILADTKFEFGLLDGRLLLIDEVLTPDSSRFWPKEDYEPGRPQKSYDKQYLRDYLESLGWNKQPPPPPLPPEVITQTRAKYLQALKALTGEELD; encoded by the coding sequence ATGAGCGTGGTATTTCAGACCGATTTTCCGGACATCGGCCCCCGCCACCAGGGCAAGGTCCGGGACATTTACGATTTGGGGGACACCCTGCTTCTGGTGGCCACCGACCGCATCTCCGCCTTTGACGTGGTCATGGCGGATCCCATCCCCGACAAGGGCCGCATCCTCACCCGGCTGTCCGCTTTCTGGTTCCGGCACCTGGCCGACGTGGTGGAAAATCACCTCCTCAGCCTGGCAGTGGAGGAGTTCCCCCCCGCCTGTCGGCCCTACCGGGAGATCCTGGCCGGCCGGAGCATGCTGGTGAAAAAATGCCGGCCCCTCCCCATCGAATGTATCGTCCGGGGGTATCTGGCGGGCTCGGGCTGGGCGGAATACAAGAAACAGGGTACCGTCTGCGGTCTGGCTTTGCCCCCGGGTTTAAGGGAGTCCGAACGCCTGCCGGAGCCCATTTTCACCCCCTCCACCAAGGCTACCACCGGCCACGACGAAAACATCCCCTTTGAGGAAGCCGCCCGCCTCGTGGGCCGGGAGCTGGCCGAAGAGGTGCGGCGCCTGAGCCTGGAGTTGTATCGCCGGGCCAGCGCCTGGGCCGAACCCCGGGGCATCATCCTGGCGGATACCAAGTTTGAATTCGGTCTGCTGGACGGCCGTCTCCTCCTCATCGACGAGGTCCTCACCCCCGATTCCTCCCGCTTCTGGCCCAAAGAGGACTACGAGCCGGGCCGGCCCCAGAAGAGCTACGACAAGCAGTATCTACGGGACTACCTGGAATCCCTGGGCTGGAACAAACAACCGCCGCCCCCGCCCCTGCCCCCTGAGGTCATCACCCAGACCCGGGCCAAATACCTCCAGGCCTTAAAAGCCCTCACCGGCGAAGAGCTGGATTGA